Within the Pseudoxanthomonas sp. Root65 genome, the region GCCTGACCCGGCCGCCAGGTCAGGGGTCAGGGTACCTTTTCAATGAAGCCCGCTCCGCAGCCGCCCCGCCATGACTGAAGCACCCAACCCCTACGACGCCCCACACGCCGTGCTGGTCGAGACGGATCGCGCCCCCATGCGCATGCCGCCGACGATGATGGCGGCGCTGGCGATCTATCTGGTCATCTATCCACTCGAAGTGGTCCCGCTGATCGGTACGCCCATGTCGAGGTTCGAGCTGTTCGTGCCCAGCATGGCGGCAATGGGCGTCTACACCTTGGTGATGACGTTCGCCCTGTGGCGGCGCTGGCAGTGGGCCAGGCTATGGCTGGTCCTGACCACAGCGGTGACGGCCTTCTTCCTGATCCGCATGCTCTGGCGTGGCCTCTCGCCGGAGCAGTGGCATGCCTGCCTCGCTGCGGTACTGCGCATCGCCGTGACGGTTCTGCTGTTGCTGCCTGCCAGCCGTCGGTGGTTTGCGGCCAAGGCCAGTTAGCCGGGCACCTAGACACGTAGCCCGGGTAAGCGCAGCGCACCCGGGACGCCGTGCACGGATAAGTCCCGAACCCCCGGGTGCGGCCTTCGGCCTTACCCGGGCTACTGGATCAACGACTCGTGCGCCACCACGATGCGCCACCCTTCCGGCAGCTTCCGCCAGACCGACGTGGCGATCACCCGCACGTTGCCCTTCTTGCCATCGGGCATCGTGCTGGCCACCTCCATCGACTGCAGCGTGCTGACCACATCCGGCGCGATCACGGTGATCTCCGGCGCCGAACGGTACCGGTAGACGGCGTCGGACGTGCCGCCGCCCCACCATTCGTCCTGCTGGTCCCGCACCGTCTGCCACCCGCGCAGCGTCTGGTCGTCGAACTGCACGACCAGCGCATCGCCGCGCGCATACAGCGCCATGAACCGGTCCGTATCGTGCGCATTGGCCGCCGCCATCATCTCGTCGAGCAGCGGCATCACCTGCGCCTGCACCGACAGCGGCGCGTCGTCGGCATGGGCGTGGGCCGGCGCGAGCAGCGCCACCATCAACAGCAGTACGTGCAGCGCGTGCTTCATCGGGCCTCTCCGCAGAGCATCTGAATGTCGCAGCCCACCGTCGCACCGATGCACGGCGCCCCGACGAGCCAGCCTTCCCCTGTGGCGCATCGTACACCGCAGGCCGGGCCGACCCGCAGCGGCCGCGCGAGCCCTGCGTATCTCCACACGGTGGGCCAAGGCCCACCCTGCGGTGCTACGACGCTGCGGCATCCGTTCGCCCGTAACCCGCCGGCCGCGTCGCGACCTCCTGCCTTCGCCGCTGCACGAAGAAGTAGCCGATCGTCAGCAGGCCGATCGCCGACGGCGCGATCTGCGACCAGGGCTGTCCCACCCGAATCACGTTGCCCACCAGCGCCGACAGCAGGGCGAACAACGACGCGACCAGCTTGTAGACATGGTCATAGCGCCAGAGCGTGGCGAACCAGCGGCGCGGAAACAGCCACCTCACCGCGTCGTAGGCCAACAGCAGGAAGAGCGTGCCGAGTGACGCATACGCCACGATGTCCGGCCGCCCCGGCGCCGCAACCAGCGTCGGCGTGAGCATCAGCGCCAGGGCCAGCGCCACCAGCGTCCACACCGCATCGATGACCGACGGAC harbors:
- a CDS encoding nuclear transport factor 2 family protein, whose amino-acid sequence is MKHALHVLLLMVALLAPAHAHADDAPLSVQAQVMPLLDEMMAAANAHDTDRFMALYARGDALVVQFDDQTLRGWQTVRDQQDEWWGGGTSDAVYRYRSAPEITVIAPDVVSTLQSMEVASTMPDGKKGNVRVIATSVWRKLPEGWRIVVAHESLIQ